A window of Salvia splendens isolate huo1 chromosome 8, SspV2, whole genome shotgun sequence genomic DNA:
GGATTGGTACACATGGTCATTAATTTAAACATTTCTAAAGAGCAATAGCCTCCAAAGCTTAGGAAAATATACATGATGATAACCTCCATTCATTCTTCAAGTGCAGAGCTGGAGAAATATATATCCCTCATCCCTGTCTATCCTGCAGACACCAAAAACCAAGAGAATTACTATCTGAATCAAGTCCTACAAGAAAATAAACGATTGAGCAATAACAACACACTTGAGCAATAATTTAGCAAATTAATTGAGCATATAAGTTCATCTAAACCATAGACTGTAGGGCTGTCCGAATGGGTATCCACAGTTACCCAGAAATTGGGTACCCGAAAAACCTGAATCCATGGCATTCCACTTTAGTTCTTTGAAAACCAAAATCACCCAAGTTTCCAAAATCCAAGCAAAATCAAAATCGCACCAAATTTCGATATATTAGGCTTTGATGTACCAGTGCTTTGGATTTCtcatttttaatagtattagttAAATGTCTACTGCGTCTTTGATGCAAAGCAAAATCGCCCAAATTTTCAAAATCCTGAAATCAAAAACCTTTTCACATCGCTTCTCTTCAGCTTTCTCTCACTACCACTTCACTCTTCACACGTATAGAAGATAGGAAAATGAACAGAACAGGACTGAATTCAGTCTCATGGCCAATTAATTCCCTTGTAGTCGAAGCAGCATTTTCAGGTCCAGGTGGCATAAGCCTCTCTCAGGTCCAAGCTGCGGCGGTTGGAGGTGGTGTCCCGTGACTCGTGAAGGGGATGGGGGAGAGACTACAGAGGCATGCAAGAGGCAGAAATGGGATGGGGACGTCGACTTTCTTCTAACATACTACTAAATCCCTAAGCTGAATTAAttgtaattatttaattttagttatcCAATCAGGTAATTGGGTAATCTGATTACCCGAACGGATAGCCCGATACCCAACAATATTCAGATCGGGTCAAGTACTACCCAATATCAGATTGGACAGCCCTAACATAGAGCTTGCATTCCCTGACATTTTAGTTTGATGATAGATTTCCAAATTGTgggattataaaaaaaataatgtaaatttaatGATGTGATTAGTAGTAAGAAACTAAGAATTCATTAGTTAAACTATCATTCCAAAAGCATTATATGATAACAGTACAAAAAGCATCATACATTTGGACCTTATAGGCACAAGAAATTTTGTTTTGCGTGTATGGCAGTTCATTTCAAAGAGGAGAATTACAGGGGTGATATGACAAATTAAAATCTAGCATATACGCGCAGAGTTAACTGTGTTCTTAAGCAGCACTTAACCAAGTCATTTGGTATTCAGCATCCCTATTCCCTACCAAACCCAGGAATATGTGATTTCAAACAAAGATAGAACTTTTAGACAGCATAACGAACCCAACATAGGCAAGGCATGCATTAAACTTCCAATCTAAGATGATGCTAGAAAACCCTAAGGAGGGGCGGGAGCAAAAAAGAGTTCAAGCTATTCTAGTGTTTACCCTGATGGATTGATTAATTTTGAACTTGTTTTATCATCTTATCCTTTAAATATTCAATCATATGCTTTATGAATCTATCCTAGCACTTAAAGCAAACGCCCCCTAACTCTCTTGGTGAATAATCTTTAACAAATATTGGTAGATACAACCTCGGAGAGAACTTGACAATATGTAGTTTCGGAAAGTACTCTAATCACACACCCTATTCATCTATATAAATGTTTTAACCTAATCTAAATTCGATGAGCTTCCAAAATTCAAGCACAAGCGCACACAAACAGTAGCTACTGCATCTAGTAAACTAGGCCATGTTTAGCATAAGCCGCAACGCGATTCAAACAAGAAAGAGGAAAATCACGATTGAAATTCTGAACCGAATCAGCAGCAACTAAGAGAGAATTGGGGGTGGGGTTACCAGAGAGGATTGGGGACTAGTTGTAATAGAGCTCGAGGCCCATTCCGTCGTGGATCTCGTAGTCCTTGAGGGTGATATGGTCCTTGTAGACGGTGTACCATTTCTGGATCCTGATCTTGTCGGCGCGAGTCCCCGTCTGCGCCGCCACAAGCTTCTTAAGGTCGCCGATCGTGTCGTCGTCGTTGCACTTGACCCGGACCTTCTTCCCCAGTCGATCGTTCAATACCACCTCAATCATGTTTACACTTCCTCTGCAAACCCTAGAACGTGGAATTCTGGCCCCTTTTCTTCCTATTTATTCAAATTCTAACGCGGAATTCTGGAATCTGATCCGGTCCACACCAAACCGATGCTAcccatattaatattttataaatagaccatatttattatttttgaattaattttatttaaaaaaactttTTCTCTTGGCACAAGTTATAAGATATAGTAATAGAAAGTGGATTAATTGAAAAAGTAAGTGGAAAATGGGtccaacttttatatattttctctGTCACATAATAGACGTCATACACTtatactttcctttttagtttttttcacaaaaaatatcacatttccttttttggaaaaaagtttctctcatattaatataaatatactcctCATGTCTCAtattactcgcacttttcattttaggcagtaaatttgagattgattttttaatgtaattaagTTAGTATTTTTAGTGTAGTGAGAGATCATTTAATAAGGAaacacttaattaattataaatattttaattaaatattgtaaTCTTACTTAAAATATAAGTAGTTTGGGACGAGCCGAATTAGAAAAGTACGAGTAACATGGAACGTATGGAGTACTATTTCTCTCTTCACTTAATACACAAAACAACCTCTCTTAGAACCTCGTGTCATTCCTCAAGTGTGTCATATATTATAGCACAGatgaagtattagttttataatgttATGTGAGAGAAAATGGATTAGTGTGGAATCGtgtggtccactaccaaaattagtaaaaagtaaaagttgACAAATTTTTATGAAGggataaaaatggaaataagtgataaattttaGGGGATAAAGAGACCGAAGGAATTttttttagggacggagagagtattataaaTTTGGTCTGCTTTGTTTAAGGGTATAAGTACATACTACAATCGTATATTCCAAAGATGTTGTAGAAGCTCTCAAAATAAACTTCGAGAGTTTGAGTCGTATTTCTCATGATTGAATTATTtacaaatagtagtaaaattcAATATAATTAATCTCCTTAACTCTCACTTTACgctctttaattatttattttatcaccTATCTTACTTTATGCTCATTCCTTTTAACTAACTGTTCCTTAATTTGCGGTATAACTGAGTTTTGGCATCTGAGATTCTGACCGAGGATTACATTATGAGGAACTCAATATAATGGAATACTCCACCTGTGATCAAAATTATCCAAATAATGGTGATTAATCAAAAACGCATGAAGCTGTCTAAAAATTACACAGATATAACACGGGGTACAAGGTAAATAGAAATCTAACATTTTGGGTTGGTAAATGGAGTAGTACTTAGTAGTAATATTATCGGAAAAGAAAATTTCCACATTCGTTTAACATCTCATTCCAGTTGTTGGCCACGAAGGATTTGACGCATGGGATTGGGTAGGAAACGTATGAAATGAATCAAGTCAGGTGAGAAGTTTACTGGTGGTTTCATTTTGATGATCCAACCCTTGATTCACACCGTCTCATCTCTGCAAACAACGCATTCACTAAGTGAAAACATCACTTGATATTTCATTTTACACAACTAAAGTAAGCAAATGCAAACGTCTTCATGAAGAGGAGGAATGCCCCCAGAATACTTGGTCAAGCCTGAACCAGCCCCGAATTATATAGTCAGACACAACTATGCAGATAGATCAACATCATGTCAGTCATACCGTACTGGCATAACTCCTTCACCATTCCGGCCGAGGTTGATTATAGCTTATTCTGACACCACAACTTCCTGATCAACACTCCAATAGTTAGAATCGTTGAATTCCTTACTAATACCTGCACTGCCATCATCCGACTCCTCTGCCTTTGTTGGTATGATATTCCTTTTCAAGGGCCCAGCTTCCCCTACAATTCCTTCCTTGAGAGCATGCTCCATAGCTTTTTGTGTACCTTCTATCTCAACAccaacaaactcaacatcctctTCGAACAAAGATGGTGCAGCAACACTCCTCTCACTAGAATCAAACTTATCTGACTCATGGGAATCAGCACAACTGGATGTCCCATTTGGTAGGGAGCCTCCTCCACTCGAAGTGGTACTTATCAAATCATTATTGGCCTCTACCAAATGCACATTGTTGTCTGTCGTGccgccttcatcttcaaagGGGTTCAGGCTAGAGCCACCAACTTGAAGGTCTGCTGAAACTTCGCCCCAAGCTACCCATTCAGGCATTGGCCTGTCTTCAAATGGATCCTCGTATTCTGGTGCCTCAAATTGAATGAAACTCAGGTCGTTAGACGCACCAGTTCTCTCATTCATTGACTCGACACCACTAGAGTTGTTTATAATGAGCTCATCAACAAAAGGATTTGAGCCATTGCTAGAAGTTTTACTTGCTGATGATTCCTCAATCTCTCCTACCACTACCTCATCATCAGCACTGTTGTCACTACCATTAGATGTACCATTGAACTTAAGATCACTACCACCAGATTGGTCATCTCGGAATGCAAACCAGTTGGAATTTGTGAACAAACTGATGCATAGAAACAAAAAGAAACATCACATAACAATGAGATGTGCCTATTATCTTGAAGCCATTATAATAAAACTCAATTTTGCCATCTGGCATTCTGCTAGGAAATGTTACACTAATACCTCATCAGAATACCAACAGACCCTAGAAGTCACACTATTCAATTTCTGAACGCAATTATATTCAGAAAAGGGAACTGACAGAACTCACCTTCCTTGGTCGTCACCCAACCTTAAGGATGAAATTACAACTTCTGCAGACTCGTCGTCGAAGTAAACATCCTAGAAATTTCATCAAATATAATGGGTCAACACTCAGGCAATATAAATAAGGATCAATACTGCCAAAATAACCAGCATGGTTGTTCTCCAAAAAAAAGGAACGTGACTAAAAATGACATTTAATTAGAAGTTTTGCAATCAAGTAAAATAGGAGGCCAAACTACCTCATCATCGCGATCAATAGACCCATTTCCCTGCACAAGGAATGCACAGCTCAGTGGGTATCTTCATGCATGGAGAAAATTATTACATTTGCTCCATCTAAATGCTTGGCGGCAATTATCGATGAATATCTTATACAGTTGATTTGCGCTTGGAAAAAGATACCATCATGCATGGAGAGCTAAATTCAGGTTTCTTTATACTAATTGTTGGCAGTTATGCTAGAGTTAATGCAATTAGAACAGGAAAAAAAAACCCTAGCAAAATGAATAGAACTGAACAGAAAATCCTCAGACGAAATGTCCCAAAACCAAGATTAAAACTACTTACTGATTCCTAGTCCGACTCTAACTCTAGATAAAGCTGACTCTAACAACTCGCCTCCTCAATGAAACATAACTAATATTCCCTTGAACGGCACAggattttaatgaggagagagaagagagaaagtTTACTCCAAATACGGAAAGAGGACATCTTGGTTGCGACAAACTATTAAGGaaaggtggacatcttgaatgggacggagggagtgatttacaattaataaccAACGATATTATTAACCGCTCCAAAGAAATGAAAGCAAAAGACATCCCAAATCGGCCATGGCTTCAAGCTATTTCTACCCTAAAAAACCAGATTCCCCTTTGCTGCACAGTGAGCCCAGGAGAAGTTGTATATTGTTTGCATAAGTGTATGGCAGTGAAGAACTCCTTAGTTGACTCAATTCCTTCCAATCGCAATGAGCAAAGCTGTCGTAGATCCTTGTTGGGACAGGGAATTTTGTTGGAAGAGGAGCGCGCCTTAGTGGAAGGAACATCCTTGTAGTAAGAGAGGCAGCAATAAGAAGATTTGTAGGGATAGAAGCACTCCATCAAGAAAATTAAGGCGGTGTCAACGAAACAGGAGGTTGAAGTGGAGGTGGCAGAGTCGTCACCATATCAGGAAGTGGAGGTGGGGGCAGGATTTGTACAACTCAACCCCTAATCTGACTCTAACACTAACAGATACTAACTACTAATCCGAACTCTATCAGATAAAAGCTGAGTCTAACAAACCTCTTACAACTCAACTCCTCAAAGAAACAAATAACTTAAGAATTAATATCAACAATCTCTATCAAGTTACCTCGGCATTATCATTATCATATATGTTGTATCTAAATGCTTGGCTCAAATTATTTGCCAATGCTGCAACATCATAATCCCTGTCATGAACATCTTCCTCATCACTATCCCTGGTCCTGTCATGAAGTGCAGTTGGCCGGCTGCAAAGAAGagagaattataattttgaggATTTAAAGTCTAATAGGGTTGAAAAAACCAGCCATCATTGCCATTTGGAGAGGGAAAGAAAGGATTTGCGATAACCCAGTAATAAACAACACATAGTGatcaaatgataaaattgaaCACCACCCACACCATCAACCACACAGCTAGTCTGTTAAAATCAATATTAGAGGCAGGAACGTAAAAAACTTTACTATCAGAATGTACTTGCGAGCTTCATCCTTATTCTGACTCCTCAGCAAGTTTATCAAAGACTAAAATTCGCAACATGTTTCACTACTGACTAAACTATGATAGTAAATAGTAATAAGATAATATTAATGAACACCTGCAACCATCAAAATCTGTTCATGCACATTGGGAGAGAAAGGAGATAATGCATACCCACAAGCCCACCGGTGAACATTCTCAACTATGTTACGCTCCTGTAAGATAGTAGTCTGCCACTCATTCCACTCATTGTTTTCCTGAAAAGCATATAAAATATATCATAAACCTACGATAATCAAATTGAGAAACATAGGAAACAAGTTTGCATACTACCTTACTAAGCTAAAATCAAAGGTTTTATTAGAATAATCTATGCACCTTAGATATAGATATAAGAAGCAGGAACTGCCATCAATTTAAATATTGGAGGAATTTAGAACTTGTAGCTAACCTGGAGATGCTTTTGAATTTCATCATTTCCAAtctgaattaatttatttgatataCGTGTCAAGTGCCCAAAGTATCCTGCTCGAGGAGCATATCTTCCGGATGCTGGCACAGTTGGCTGCTAAACAACAGCTATATGTCAAAACTCAAAGAAGAATAGAAAAATGGTAAGCACAAGCTTTATGATTGTGCACGACAATCAATCAATCGATCATATTAAACAGAATGCAAAAGTACGAGAAGATCATTGTATCCTGATTATATTATTTGGCTTCCTGAACCACAGTACTAACAATTCATCATATACagattataattatattatctGGCTTCCTGAACCACACTACTAACATTCTAAGCTTTCCAGTTCTTGAATGAACAGAACAGTCTACACAAAAGACATGCACGCATGAACAACCCAAAAACTAATTCGGGAAAATTTACCTGATTCAGTTCACCAAGTGTTGAATTTTTCTCAGCTTTAAGAATCTTTGGTACCAAACTACAGTCGACAAGAAGATGATCAATAATGGCATTATTTTTGCTTTCCAAGCATGAATATAAAATGCTCTCCACGTGATGATGTAAAGCATTATTGTATGGGTACCTGCACCAGAAAAAGAGGATCATTGGAGAGAGGACAAGGTAATACATCTTCAAATGTGGAGACACTGAGCTCCATTATACTTTGCTTCTTAACATAATATAACTATGAAGGAATAAGCTAAGtagtagaaaatgaaaagtCCTACTCGAAAAAGAGATCAAGGACTCTGTGAATTGCCCCAGAGCTGACCAATTCCTTCTCTGCCACTTCATTGCCAGTTTTTAACAGCACAGCAAGGAATTCCACAACCTGAAATCAGGTACCACAGTGATAATAAAGTTGAGGACGGAAGCAGAGTCACGCCAACGGCAAAGCATACAATTTACCTACATTTCTAAATGAATTGTGCAAGTTATATCTCATAGATATTAATTATATTGATGTAAAAAAGAGTAGAAAACTAGAGCCCACACATCAAGATAGAATTATTGAATTATTGTACAATAGCAGCAGTATTGGCTTGTTAACCCCACAATAATACTTCACTGGCTTCTATATTCAATTAGTTATTACAGTAAAAAGTAGTCACACAACTTTGGGATGATCTCATAATCTGATGTGATTGCAAATGCAGGGTAGGGAACAAATTAGAAAGCCACAAGAACATGTTAGCTAACCTTCAATCGATGCTTTCCAAGAGGAGGCCTCAGCTCACCATATGTCACGGGTAAAACCTTCTCATCGGATGAAACATTCAAAAGCATCAGGAGCTCTCCTGAGCAAACAAAAAAATTCAGGCTTACAAAAAATGTTTTAGGAATTCAGAAACCATGGACATGTATAGAGAATGAAATAAGAACCTAAATGTAGTTAGTGTTGCTGTGTTAGTGGCTTCAGAAAATTTGTGTTGTTCAGAAATGCAAAAGGTAACTATACTACTAATGAGCTATATCCAGCTCCTTCTTTTCACCTCAAACACCATATTATATAAAATGCATTTAATCAACAATTTACAGTTAGATACCTAGTTTCGGGAGCATAGCACCAACTGTGTCTGGATTGACATGCACTGGTGGTTCATACACATGTTGACTTCTGAACGAGTAAAATAGTGGTGAAGGCATTGATCTTTTTGGATCCAATAGTGAAATACAAACAGAAATAGAGTTGACAAGGGCAGATTTTGAACGGGAGTCTTCAAGTGCATGACCAAAAATTCTAGCCACAAAGCTGCACATTAGGGAAAGCTAGTGAGATTGTACATATACACAAATGTCTGTGGTTAAAAAATATGCATTTGACAGTTACTAACCCTGGACTGGAAAGTTTAGTGGCAAGAGGAGATGGCATGTTCCTAGTGATAGCGCATAATGTTTCTGCTGCATTAGCATGTACTTCAGGCGGATTCTGGATGACAAAGAAAATTGTATTTTCAGATAGCACTAACAGGACTGAGCCATTATTTGAAGTGAGCACTAAGCAAACAATTCCTCAAACTTACAAGCTAAAGCAGCCAAACATTATAGTAAAGCCTAGTCCTTTTAAGTTCATATTTTCAATCTCAGAAAAAAGCCATGTTAAGATCTGGAAGAATGAAAAACCTGAGTGAAATCCAAGTTACAACTTAAGAATGGAGATAACGGATAGTTTGATCGGCCCAAGAAGCACAACAGCACAAGCAATGAACACCTATGAAGTTCTTCctcataatataattttaacAACCAATCCCTGATAAACAGCAGATTGGTATTACCAAACATGACTTAGCAGTTCCATCAGCAAGTACATGCATAGAAGACCATATGAACTTAATCAAACACAACCAAGCATTGGATTATATCATGTTGCCAACCAAAGGAGGCAATGTAATTATTTGATAGCATATTGAGTAAAATATTACACCCTCCATTTCCTAAATAAAGGAACTTTGGAAACGggcatgggttttaatgcaaaattggtaaagtaagagaggagaaaaaatgagtaaagtaagaaagaggagTAGAAAAGTAGTGGAATTAGTGTTAgaggattgtggggtccatttcctaaaatggagagtttctatttttaggaaacggcccaaaaaggaaagagtttctatttttaggaaatggagggagtaagtAGCATGCGCTTGAGGTGTCGAGAATCAGAGGGAGGGCAATCAAGAACAATCCTTAAATGTGAGCAGTTGTACTCATAGTAAAAATATGTAGATCACACCATTCACCTAGCCATTAGAACTACACAACTACATCAATTGTGATGATTTTAGGCCAAAAGCAACAGGTTTTTCAATCATCCACTTACTGCGTCATTAAGTTTATCAACAATCATTTCTAACAAATTGCTGTCAGCCAACCACTTCATCACATCCAAAGAATTCGGGTAGAGATGGTCATCTCCACCTACAAGTCTCACTAAGACCTGATAAAAAACAAACCAAATAAGAATAGATACCAAATGTGCAAGTAAGATAGCCGTATGGGACATAACAAGAATTTACATAAACAAACAGTTCAATACCAACCTCCATTATGGATGTGATACCAATCAAATCAACCAGCTGTCTAAAAATATCTTGATGAGCCTGAAGGAATATCAGAGTATATTATAAGAACATATAAGAAATATTTCTACCAATGATAAAAGGAAGAGATGCTACTCAAAGTATCAGAAGAAACTTTATACGAAGTATATCTTTACCAGTCAATGTGTTTAGCATCCCAGCAAGACTAAAGAAATAAAACTAAGCCCCTTTAATCCAAACATTTTTCAACCCGACATTTCATAAATACATAAGAGCATCTTCCTTTAGCCACTAAGTCTGGTCCATTAAGAACAATCATAGAGGAAGGATTAGACATGATGAAACAAATTATTACAACGATTTGAGATTATAAACAACATACAAGTCGCAACAATGAACCATTCAGATTTTTATGGTCAACGAAAAATagatactacctccgtcccacaataggagtcacatttgatgtgaacatggattttaagaaatgcaaagaatagtgagttggaaaagttagtggaatatgtggcccatttttttattttggttttataataaaatgtgagtgaagtgaattagtggaaggtgagacatacttaccatttatggtaaaagtaaaatgtgactcttattgtgggacggaggaagtactaagTATCATTCACTTCTTAACTAAAAAAGGATAGAGAATTAACAGACAAGTCTTGAGAAAATTATAGTACAGCAAAAGCAGTTTAAAAAGTATCCAACGGATACACACTCCATCTACTGACCTCCCAACCAAGAGAAGATCAAATGTTAGCGAAGCATAAGATCACAAACACAGTGATTTC
This region includes:
- the LOC121744206 gene encoding serine/threonine-protein phosphatase 6 regulatory subunit 3-like isoform X1; protein product: MFWKLTAMSASSPVEAVLDKENFTLEELLDEEEILQECKALNSRLINFLRDRAQVEQLLRYIVEEPPEDADSKRTFKFPFIACEIFTCEIDVILKTLVDEEELMNLLFSFLEPDRYHSALLAGYFSKVVVCLMLRKTVPLMNYVKAHQDIFRQLVDLIGITSIMEVLVRLVGGDDHLYPNSLDVMKWLADSNLLEMIVDKLNDANPPEVHANAAETLCAITRNMPSPLATKLSSPGFVARIFGHALEDSRSKSALVNSISVCISLLDPKRSMPSPLFYSFRSQHVYEPPVHVNPDTVGAMLPKLGELLMLLNVSSDEKVLPVTYGELRPPLGKHRLKVVEFLAVLLKTGNEVAEKELVSSGAIHRVLDLFFEYPYNNALHHHVESILYSCLESKNNAIIDHLLVDCSLVPKILKAEKNSTLGELNQQPTVPASGRYAPRAGYFGHLTRISNKLIQIGNDEIQKHLQENNEWNEWQTTILQERNIVENVHRWACGRPTALHDRTRDSDEEDVHDRDYDVAALANNLSQAFRYNIYDNDNAEGNGSIDRDDEDVYFDDESAEVVISSLRLGDDQGSLFTNSNWFAFRDDQSGGSDLKFNGTSNGSDNSADDEVVVGEIEESSASKTSSNGSNPFVDELIINNSSGVESMNERTGASNDLSFIQFEAPEYEDPFEDRPMPEWVAWGEVSADLQVGGSSLNPFEDEGGTTDNNVHLVEANNDLISTTSSGGGSLPNGTSSCADSHESDKFDSSERSVAAPSLFEEDVEFVGVEIEGTQKAMEHALKEGIVGEAGPLKRNIIPTKAEESDDGSAGISKEFNDSNYWSVDQEVVVSE
- the LOC121744206 gene encoding serine/threonine-protein phosphatase 6 regulatory subunit 3-like isoform X4, coding for MEVLVRLVGGDDHLYPNSLDVMKWLADSNLLEMIVDKLNDANPPEVHANAAETLCAITRNMPSPLATKLSSPGFVARIFGHALEDSRSKSALVNSISVCISLLDPKRSMPSPLFYSFRSQHVYEPPVHVNPDTVGAMLPKLGELLMLLNVSSDEKVLPVTYGELRPPLGKHRLKVVEFLAVLLKTGNEVAEKELVSSGAIHRVLDLFFEYPYNNALHHHVESILYSCLESKNNAIIDHLLVDCSLVPKILKAEKNSTLGELNQQPTVPASGRYAPRAGYFGHLTRISNKLIQIGNDEIQKHLQENNEWNEWQTTILQERNIVENVHRWACGRPTALHDRTRDSDEEDVHDRDYDVAALANNLSQAFRYNIYDNDNAEGNGSIDRDDEDVYFDDESAEVVISSLRLGDDQGSLFTNSNWFAFRDDQSGGSDLKFNGTSNGSDNSADDEVVVGEIEESSASKTSSNGSNPFVDELIINNSSGVESMNERTGASNDLSFIQFEAPEYEDPFEDRPMPEWVAWGEVSADLQVGGSSLNPFEDEGGTTDNNVHLVEANNDLISTTSSGGGSLPNGTSSCADSHESDKFDSSERSVAAPSLFEEDVEFVGVEIEGTQKAMEHALKEGIVGEAGPLKRNIIPTKAEESDDGSAGISKEFNDSNYWSVDQEVVVSE
- the LOC121744206 gene encoding serine/threonine-protein phosphatase 6 regulatory subunit 3-like isoform X3 gives rise to the protein MTQDWLLKLYYEEELHRCSLLVLLCFLGRSNYPLSPFLSCNLDFTQNPPEVHANAAETLCAITRNMPSPLATKLSSPGFVARIFGHALEDSRSKSALVNSISVCISLLDPKRSMPSPLFYSFRSQHVYEPPVHVNPDTVGAMLPKLGELLMLLNVSSDEKVLPVTYGELRPPLGKHRLKVVEFLAVLLKTGNEVAEKELVSSGAIHRVLDLFFEYPYNNALHHHVESILYSCLESKNNAIIDHLLVDCSLVPKILKAEKNSTLGELNQQPTVPASGRYAPRAGYFGHLTRISNKLIQIGNDEIQKHLQENNEWNEWQTTILQERNIVENVHRWACGRPTALHDRTRDSDEEDVHDRDYDVAALANNLSQAFRYNIYDNDNAEGNGSIDRDDEDVYFDDESAEVVISSLRLGDDQGSLFTNSNWFAFRDDQSGGSDLKFNGTSNGSDNSADDEVVVGEIEESSASKTSSNGSNPFVDELIINNSSGVESMNERTGASNDLSFIQFEAPEYEDPFEDRPMPEWVAWGEVSADLQVGGSSLNPFEDEGGTTDNNVHLVEANNDLISTTSSGGGSLPNGTSSCADSHESDKFDSSERSVAAPSLFEEDVEFVGVEIEGTQKAMEHALKEGIVGEAGPLKRNIIPTKAEESDDGSAGISKEFNDSNYWSVDQEVVVSE
- the LOC121744206 gene encoding serine/threonine-protein phosphatase 6 regulatory subunit 3-like isoform X2, which gives rise to MFWKLTAMSASSPVEAVLDKENFTLEELLDEEEILQECKALNSRLINFLRDRAQVEQLLRYIVEEPPEDADSKRTFKFPFIACEIFTCEIDVILKTLVDEEELMNLLFSFLEPDRYHSALLAGYFSKVVVCLMLRKTVPLMNYVKAHQDIFRQLVDLIGITSIMEVLVRLVGGDDHLYPNSLDVMKWLADSNLLEMIVDKLNDANPPEVHANAAETLCAITRNMPSPLATKLSSPGFVARIFGHALEDSRSKSALVNSISVCISLLDPKRSMPSPLFYSFRSQHVYEPPVHVNPDTVGAMLPKLGELLMLLNVSSDEKVLPVTYGELRPPLGKHRLKVVEFLAVLLKTGNEVAEKELVSSGAIHRVLDLFFEYPYNNALHHHVESILYSCLESKNNAIIDHLLVDCSLVPKILKAEKNSTLGELNQPTVPASGRYAPRAGYFGHLTRISNKLIQIGNDEIQKHLQENNEWNEWQTTILQERNIVENVHRWACGRPTALHDRTRDSDEEDVHDRDYDVAALANNLSQAFRYNIYDNDNAEGNGSIDRDDEDVYFDDESAEVVISSLRLGDDQGSLFTNSNWFAFRDDQSGGSDLKFNGTSNGSDNSADDEVVVGEIEESSASKTSSNGSNPFVDELIINNSSGVESMNERTGASNDLSFIQFEAPEYEDPFEDRPMPEWVAWGEVSADLQVGGSSLNPFEDEGGTTDNNVHLVEANNDLISTTSSGGGSLPNGTSSCADSHESDKFDSSERSVAAPSLFEEDVEFVGVEIEGTQKAMEHALKEGIVGEAGPLKRNIIPTKAEESDDGSAGISKEFNDSNYWSVDQEVVVSE